From Nerophis ophidion isolate RoL-2023_Sa linkage group LG15, RoL_Noph_v1.0, whole genome shotgun sequence, one genomic window encodes:
- the vill gene encoding villin-1 isoform X2 — protein sequence MNVCVARWRCHGAALTQVDMSWSSFNTGDIFLLDLGKVIVQWNGDKSNRREKLKATLLAQDIRDRERGGRAQIGVVEGADERDAPELMKMMTAVLGPRSGSLKVAVPDDDDDAQKAQNGSVRLYHVFDADSNLVIHEVASQPLTQDLLQSSDCYILDHRGSSVMVWKGKGASKEERRGALTRAVGYIKAKNYPACTSVEVMSEGGETAMFKHLFKSWRDKQHTQGLGTTHTLGKIAKVEQVKFDVQELHARPELAAQQRMVDDASGDVKVWRVENLELAEVTSSTFGQFYGGDCYLVLYTYRVSARERHILYMWQGLHATQDEVTACAYQAVTVDQQYHGTPVQVRVVMGKEPRHFLAIFRGKLIIFQGGTGRAGVASPVGGVRLFHVRGTSELNTKATEVAARASSLNTNDVFVLETEQACFLWYGKGCNGDERLMGKDVADGLSKRDKRLVMEGQEPADFWLALGGKAPYASDKNLQREEPLHSPRLFECSNQTGRFRMTEVDDFAQSDLDEEDVMLLDTWEEIFLWVGSAANQYETQEAWTCARDYLRTHPADRDLDTPVVFVKQGSEPPTFTGWFHAWDSHKWSGGDSYQLTKHKLNQQTSLSHISLNLNETQVDPGPVGGYPAPGGPISPPAAFRDHVGGRSPPASDPSGPSGPSGPGMSVDPELLIHKPASELPEGVDPSHREDHLSDADFRRLLGTERLDFRRLAAWRQKELKKKAGLF from the exons ATGAACGTGTGTGTTGCCAGGTGGAGGTGTCATGGAGCAGCTTTAACACAG GTGGACATGTCATGGAGCAGCTTTAACACGGGTGATATCTTCCTGCTGGACCTGGGCAAAGTCATCGTGCAGTGGAATGGAGACAAGAGCAACAGGAGAGAAAAGCTCAAg GCCACCTTGTTGGCGCAGGACATCCGTGACCGGGAGCGAGGCGGGCGGGCACAGATCGGCGTGGTCGAGGGCGCAGACGAGCGCGATGCACCTGAGCTGATGAAGATGATGACGGCGGTGCTCGGCCCACGCAGCGGCTCGCTGAAGGTCGCTGTTCCTGATGACGACGATGACGCCCAGAAGGCGCAGAACGGCAGCGTCAGACTCTATCA cGTGTTTGATGCCGACAGCAACCTGGTGATCCATGAAGTGGCCTCCCAGCCGCTGACACAAGACCTGCTGCAGTCTTCC GACTGCTACATCTTGGACCACCGCGGCTCCAGCGTGATGGTGTGGAAAGGAAAAGGGGCTTCCAAGGAGGAGCGACGCGGCGCTCTCACCAGGGCCGTG GGCTACATCAAGGCCAAGAACTACCCAGCATGCACCAGCGTGGAGGTGATGTCGGAGGGAGGGGAGACGGCCATGTTCAAGCACCTCTTCAAGTCCTGGCGGGACAAGCAGCACACGCAGGGTCTGGGCACGACACACACCTTGGGGAAGATCG CCAAGGTGGAGCAGGTGAAGTTTGACGTCCAGGAGCTCCACGCCCGTCCTGAGctggcggctcagcagcgcatggTGGACGACGCCTCCGGGGACGTCAAG GTGTGGCGAGTGGAGAACTTGGAGCTGGCTGAGGTCACTTCCAGCACCTTTGGACAGTTCTATGGCGGAGACTGCTACTTGGTCCTCTACACGTATCGTGTCTCTGCCAGGGAGCGACACATCCTCTACATGTGGCAG GGTCTTCACGCCACCCAGGACGAGGTGACGGCGTGCGCCTACCAGGCGGTGACGGTGGACCAGCAGTACCACGGGACTCCTGTGCAGGTCCGAGTGGTCATGGGCAAGGAGCCTCGCCACTTCCTGGCTATCTTCCGAGGAAAACTGATCATCTTCCAG GGCGGTACCGGACGGGCAGGCGTGGCCAGCCCAGTGGGCGGAGTCAGGCTCTTCCACGTCCGAGGCACCAGCGAGCTGAACACCAAAGCCACGGAGGTGGCGGCCCGAGCGTCGTCCCTCAACACCAACGACGTCTTCGTGCTGGAGACGGAGCAGGCGTGCTTCCTGTGGTACGGCAAG GGTTGCAACGGCGACGAGCGGCTGATGGGAAAAGACGTGGCCGATGGTCTGTCCAAGCGGGACAAGCGGCTGGTGATGGAGGGACAAGAACCCGCCGACTTCTGGCTGGCTTTAGGGGGGAAGGCTCCGTACGCCAGTGACAAGAA CCTCCAGAGGGAGGAGCCTCTTCACAGTCCCCGCCTCTTCGAATGCTCCAATCAGACGGGACGCTTTCGGATGACCGAGGTGGACGACTTCGCCCAGAGCGACCTGGACGAGGAGGACGTCATGCTGCTGGACACCTGGGAGGAG ATTTTCCTGTGGGTGGGGAGCGCCGCCAACCAGTACGAGACCCAGGAGGCCTGGACCTGCGCCCGGGACTACTTGAGGACGCACCCGGCGGACCGAGACCTGGACACGCCCGTGGTCTTCGTCAAGCAGGGCTCGGAACCGCCCACCTTCACCGGCTGGTTCCACGCCTGGGACTCTCACAAGTGGAGC GGAGGAGACTCTTACCAGCTGACGAAGCACAAACTCAACCAGCAGACTTCTCTATCACACATCAGTCTG AACTTGAATGAGACCCAAGTGGACCCGGGCCCCGTGGGTGGTTACCCGGCTCCAGGGGGGCCCATTAGCCCCCCCGCAGCCTTCCGGGACCACGTGGGAGGGAGGTCCCCGCCCGCCAGCGACCCCAGCGGTCCCAGCGGTCCCAGCGGTCCCGGGATGAGCGTGGACCCCGAGCTGCTCATCCACAAGCCGGCCTCCGAGCTCCCGGAGGGCGTGGACCCGTCCCACAGGGAG GACCACCTGTCGGACGCAGACTTCCGGCGGCTGCTCGGAACCGAGCGACTGGACTTCCGGCGCCTGGCCGCGTGGCGCCAGAAGGAACTGAAGAAGAAGGCGGGGCTTTTCTGA